Proteins from a single region of Pseudopedobacter saltans DSM 12145:
- a CDS encoding RagB/SusD family nutrient uptake outer membrane protein, with the protein MRTINKKLIILFVTAFYFTGCSLDRFPETQLSNKDFWNSENDLINACNRLYQQLPGFSPDNRSTDNMGQGTNQISAGSRAIPNEDANWTDAYQRIFTANNILEQGIKAQVSDPIKNRYLAEARFFRAYNYFDLIKKYGDVPLLLKTLSLGSPELLMPRTPRTTVVAQIYEDLDFAATWLPTRAALPAAQFGRATKSAAWALKARVGLYEGTRAKFHGQGDWQSHLTAAVNAATLVMGEGHTLYADYQKLFLHEAEGPTNTENILVKIYGPSNTNVLLGHNNSRDLENGRIAPTRNLLRSYLYADGLPAWKLDNSPSAKKSNFFIQEANETSYNDVFSNRDPRVGMTFYKMGEEAYQRPWVPTTSLGSRTAFAGKKGFSKLDNAINNQATVDKMLIRYGEVLVTLAEAKYELNGSISDADLELTINRLRSRVGFNIKLTNAFVVNNNLDMREEIRRERIVELALEGFHYDDMIRWKLAEVVMPQSLLGAKYTNANEWVGTNSSSLNLNNENIVIAEPASARSFKVNRDYLYPIPFNEINLSDNNVVQNPNWQ; encoded by the coding sequence ATGAGAACTATAAATAAAAAACTTATTATACTTTTTGTTACAGCATTTTATTTTACAGGCTGTAGCTTAGACAGATTTCCAGAGACTCAGCTTTCTAACAAAGACTTCTGGAATTCAGAAAATGATCTGATAAATGCATGCAACAGGTTGTATCAGCAATTGCCAGGGTTCAGTCCGGATAACAGGTCTACGGATAATATGGGGCAAGGGACAAATCAAATCAGCGCAGGAAGTAGAGCTATTCCTAATGAAGATGCTAATTGGACAGATGCATATCAGCGTATTTTTACTGCGAATAATATTTTGGAGCAGGGAATAAAAGCTCAGGTTTCGGATCCCATAAAGAATCGATATCTCGCTGAGGCGCGTTTCTTTAGGGCATATAATTATTTTGATCTGATAAAAAAATATGGCGACGTACCTTTGTTATTAAAAACACTGTCTTTAGGCTCTCCTGAGTTATTAATGCCCAGAACTCCGAGAACTACTGTTGTAGCTCAGATTTACGAGGATCTGGACTTTGCTGCAACCTGGCTTCCCACAAGAGCGGCTTTACCGGCAGCACAATTTGGAAGGGCAACTAAGAGCGCGGCATGGGCACTAAAAGCCAGAGTTGGATTATATGAAGGGACCAGAGCTAAGTTTCATGGACAGGGCGATTGGCAGTCTCATTTAACAGCGGCTGTGAATGCAGCCACTTTGGTGATGGGTGAAGGGCATACACTTTACGCTGACTATCAGAAACTTTTCTTGCATGAGGCTGAAGGCCCAACGAATACAGAGAATATTCTAGTAAAAATATATGGTCCGAGCAATACCAATGTCTTATTAGGGCATAATAATTCGAGGGATTTAGAAAATGGAAGAATTGCACCAACGCGTAACTTATTAAGAAGCTATTTGTATGCGGATGGTTTGCCTGCATGGAAATTAGATAATTCTCCAAGCGCTAAGAAATCTAATTTTTTTATACAAGAGGCAAATGAAACATCGTATAATGACGTTTTTTCAAACAGGGATCCCAGAGTTGGAATGACATTCTATAAAATGGGAGAAGAAGCGTATCAGCGTCCTTGGGTACCAACAACTTCTTTAGGTTCTCGTACTGCATTTGCAGGTAAAAAAGGGTTTAGTAAGCTGGATAATGCAATTAATAACCAGGCAACAGTTGATAAAATGTTAATCCGTTATGGAGAAGTGCTGGTGACATTAGCAGAAGCTAAATACGAACTGAATGGATCTATTTCGGATGCTGATCTAGAGTTGACCATCAACAGACTTAGAAGTCGGGTTGGATTTAATATAAAGCTTACAAATGCTTTTGTAGTCAATAATAATTTGGATATGAGGGAAGAGATTAGAAGGGAAAGAATTGTTGAGCTGGCTTTAGAAGGGTTTCATTATGATGATATGATACGCTGGAAGTTGGCCGAGGTTGTTATGCCTCAAAGTTTGTTAGGTGCAAAATATACTAACGCTAATGAATGGGTAGGTACAAATTCGTCTTCTTTAAACCTTAATAATGAAAATATAGTTATAGCTGAACCTGCTTCGGCGAGATCGTTTAAGGTTAACAGAGACTATTTATATCCTATTCCTTTCAATGAGATCAACTTAAGTGATAATAACGTAGTACAGAATCCAAATTGGCAGTAA